In Lolium rigidum isolate FL_2022 chromosome 3, APGP_CSIRO_Lrig_0.1, whole genome shotgun sequence, the genomic window TAACGAACACATCAATATCGACACCCTGTGCTTAGCGCCCCCTATTTCCTCACGCATGTCGTCACCTTGTGATAGACAGTCGTTTTCAAAGGATCTTCTAATTGCTCAAGCAGTTGAATCTATAAACCCTAATTAGTCGCGACATGACCGTGACGTCGCTGCCTGCAGCAGAGCTGTTCTCCCGTCCCGTCCATATAAACTGGGCAACCAGCGTAAATAGCTGCGCAGCTCTTGCTCTTGCACCTCCTCCTCACCCCTCGCGTCGTCGTAATTACGCGGGCAGCACCACATCCTTGTGCAGACATGAAGCCGAGCGCCGCCGTGCTCCTCGCCGCCGTCGTGGCGCTGCTTTTGGTTTCCACAGTGCGTGCTGCCGACGACGACTGTGGGTCACCAGAATCGGCGGCGCACGATCGCGCGCGGGCGAAGCCTCTCAAGATCGCGGCTTTCTTCTCCATCCTGGTCTGCGGCGCGCTGGGTTGCTCCCTGCCCGTGCTGGGGCGGCGCGTGCCCGCGCTCCGGCCCGACGGCGACATCTTCTTCCTGGTCAAGGCGTTCGCGGCGGGGGTGATCCTCGCCACAGGGTTCATCCACATCCTACCCGACGCGTTCGAGAACCTCAGGTCGCCCTGCCTGCCTGACAGCGGTCCGTGGCATGACTTCCCGTTCGCAGGGCTCGGCGCCATGGTCGGCGCCATCGGCACGCTCGTCGTCGACACCCTCGCCACTGGGTACTTCACGCGCGCACACCTGAAAAAGGACGCTGCGACAGGGGGCGGCAGCGCTGCTGTCGTGGACGAGGAGAAACaggccgctgctgctgccgccgccgccgccgccagcgaggAAGGTGGGGAGCACTTGCACGTCCTGCACACCCACGCGACGCACGGCCACGCGCACGGGTCGGCGGCGCTCGTCGCGGCTGTTGGCGGCTCCGAGGACGAAAAGGACACGGTCCGGCACCGCGTAATCTCTCAGGTTGGTAACAACTTACTCGGATCGGATGACTCGTCACCTGCATCTATCGATCGGATCACTGCTATTAGTTGTACAGTACTACGGAGTACAGTATATGAGTATGTGATAGAATTGGGTTAGAATAGTCTAGGCTGAATATGCCAAACAGCAAATTTGGAGGCAGTTGAGCACCTCCCAGAACCACCACGTCAACCTATGCCTATGGTAGGTAAATTCATAACTTttttttttagacggaaggctcgaaatgagcccggctttgaattaacaaaaccATCAGCCGGCTAGGAGTTACACCAGGAGTTACAACACACACGCGCCACCCAGAAACAAAACTTATCTCCACAAATATCACTATTGTAGCTTGAGTTTAGTTGCTTAAAACGCCGTGAAATGAGCACTAGATGCCCAATTAAAGAAAAAAACTCCATTAGCTAGCTTAAATAATTTTAATTTCAAGGTAGAATGCCACATGAAGCGTCTAATGCGACCGTCCAATTATggcatgttgtttttgtgatctttAATGTTAACAACGTTGTTTTAGGTGCTTGAACTGGGTATCGTGGTTCATTCAGTGATCATCGGCATCTCCCTCGGTGCGTCTCACGATCCGGACACCATCAAACCTCTTGTGGTCGCCTTGAGCTTCCACCAGATGTTCGAGGGCATGGGTCTTGGTGGCTGCATAGTTCAGGTAAAGCCATACCCGAACCACTCTTAATTGCAGCTATTTTCTTTGCACACGGTTTGAGTTGTTTTTAGCATTTTTCAGTTTGATTGTATTATTATTTACGGAGCACACGCCATATCTCGCAATAATCAGTTATGTAGCCAATACGAATATATACAATACATATTTATTGTCAAACCCAAGAATATGCATGTCGCCAAAGGTGGACTACATGACTTGGTTGCTTGACTGGTACTaccaaggaaaaaagaaaaacagaataCTTTCCATGTATATCAACTTTAAAAGGATGCCATGCATGGAACTTTGTATGTATGGTCTCCATCAAAAGTGGAAAAGTTTGTTCTTATAAACCATACTACTTTTCGTGAAAGAGTGTACTAGGATGCTCTTACAGGTAAAGGGACGGCTGAAAATTATCCATAAACATCTAGTAGAGAAAGTAGAAGCAGGGCACTTCGGGTGTACCGAAATAACCCAAAAAATATATCAGTTAGTTGTATAGACCAAAAAGGGAGCAAGCTTTTGAGTGACCCTTTTTAATACATAAGTTCCTCCCAAGACACTTCAAAGGTGGCCGGTGACGTTTCTATATTGTCGAAGTAGCTTGTTTGATGGAGGCAGGTCATGTGCCCCCT contains:
- the LOC124701989 gene encoding zinc transporter 8-like — its product is MKPSAAVLLAAVVALLLVSTVRAADDDCGSPESAAHDRARAKPLKIAAFFSILVCGALGCSLPVLGRRVPALRPDGDIFFLVKAFAAGVILATGFIHILPDAFENLRSPCLPDSGPWHDFPFAGLGAMVGAIGTLVVDTLATGYFTRAHLKKDAATGGGSAAVVDEEKQAAAAAAAAAASEEGGEHLHVLHTHATHGHAHGSAALVAAVGGSEDEKDTVRHRVISQVLELGIVVHSVIIGISLGASHDPDTIKPLVVALSFHQMFEGMGLGGCIVQAKFRARSIVTMILFFCLTTPVGILVGMGISRVYNENSPTALVVEGSLNSVAAGILVYMALVDLLAEDFMNPKVQSRGKLQLGINISMLLGAGLMSMLAKWA